In the genome of Persephonella sp. KM09-Lau-8, one region contains:
- the rpsR gene encoding 30S ribosomal protein S18: protein MSNKNQNPAAQNKPFFQKRKKYCKFCAEGKEPNYKDVEYLRQFISERGKIIPRRISGTCGKHQRKLTVEIKKARQLALLPYVIM from the coding sequence TTGAGTAATAAAAACCAAAACCCAGCAGCACAAAACAAACCATTTTTCCAGAAAAGGAAGAAATACTGCAAATTCTGTGCTGAAGGAAAAGAGCCTAACTATAAAGATGTTGAATATCTCAGACAATTTATATCTGAAAGAGGAAAAATAATACCAAGAAGAATTTCCGGAACATGCGGAAAACACCAGAGAAAACTCACAGTTGAGATTAAGAAAGCAAGACAGCTTGCTTTATTACCATACGTAATAAT
- the ssb gene encoding single-stranded DNA-binding protein, which yields MLNKVFLIGRLTRDPEIRFLPSGSQVTSFSIAVNRAYRVNNEWKEETYFFDIETFGQLAERLGKQLNKGTQILVEGQLRQDRWETATGDKRTKVKIVADRVSILSGKPAERPEKIEEEPELDISTETEDFSSDEDVPF from the coding sequence ATGCTTAACAAAGTATTTTTAATTGGTAGACTTACAAGAGACCCTGAGATTAGATTTTTACCAAGCGGTTCTCAGGTTACAAGTTTTTCCATAGCTGTTAACAGAGCTTACAGAGTAAATAATGAATGGAAAGAAGAAACATATTTCTTTGATATTGAGACATTCGGACAGCTTGCAGAAAGACTTGGGAAGCAGCTTAACAAAGGAACACAGATACTTGTTGAAGGACAGCTCAGACAGGATAGATGGGAAACTGCAACCGGAGATAAGAGGACAAAGGTAAAAATTGTAGCCGACAGGGTAAGCATTCTTTCAGGTAAACCTGCAGAAAGACCTGAAAAAATAGAGGAAGAACCAGAACTTGATATTTCTACTGAAACTGAGGATTTTTCCTCAGATGAAGATGTTCCATTTTAA
- the rpsF gene encoding 30S ribosomal protein S6 translates to MRHYELVFVLKPTMTEEEMASKVEQIQNLITSNGGEIYNFEKWGRRELAYPIQKFNTGYYYILNFKTENSELPQKLEYNLRLDEDIIRFLNFKIKPPKKEEQTPEVAEATEE, encoded by the coding sequence GTGCGTCATTATGAGTTAGTGTTTGTATTGAAGCCAACAATGACAGAAGAAGAAATGGCTTCAAAGGTAGAACAGATTCAAAATCTCATCACCTCAAATGGTGGAGAGATTTACAATTTTGAGAAATGGGGAAGAAGAGAGCTTGCCTACCCAATCCAGAAGTTCAATACAGGATACTATTACATCCTGAACTTCAAAACAGAAAATTCCGAACTTCCCCAGAAGCTTGAGTATAACCTCAGATTAGATGAGGATATCATCAGATTTCTTAACTTCAAAATTAAGCCACCTAAAAAAGAAGAACAAACTCCAGAAGTAGCTGAGGCTACAGAAGAATAA
- the pth gene encoding aminoacyl-tRNA hydrolase codes for MIKAIIGLGNPGNQYKNTRHNIGFMVADAVASSLKCNKKYKEKCFSHIYECPDHDVIIVKPQTYMNNSGIAVKNLLEEYNLTPEEILVVYDDLDLPLGAIRLRKKGSSGGHRGMKSIIENIKTEDFPRLKIGIGRPERKEQVVDYVLSPFPKDQQILLEKVIQSANQCILNVLKYGIDKSMNFCNQKIV; via the coding sequence ATGATAAAAGCTATTATCGGTCTTGGAAATCCAGGAAATCAATATAAAAACACCCGCCACAACATCGGTTTTATGGTGGCCGATGCTGTGGCTTCTTCATTGAAATGCAATAAAAAATACAAAGAAAAATGCTTCTCCCATATTTATGAATGTCCTGACCATGATGTTATTATTGTAAAGCCCCAGACCTACATGAATAACAGCGGTATAGCTGTAAAAAATCTTCTTGAAGAATATAATCTTACTCCTGAAGAAATTCTTGTTGTTTATGATGACCTTGATTTGCCCCTTGGAGCTATTCGCCTTAGGAAAAAAGGCTCCAGTGGTGGTCATAGAGGAATGAAATCCATAATAGAAAATATAAAAACTGAAGATTTCCCCAGACTAAAAATCGGAATAGGCAGACCAGAAAGGAAAGAGCAGGTTGTTGATTATGTATTATCCCCTTTCCCAAAAGACCAGCAAATCTTACTGGAAAAAGTAATCCAGTCTGCCAACCAGTGTATATTAAATGTGCTAAAATATGGTATTGATAAATCTATGAATTTTTGTAATCAAAAAATAGTATAA
- a CDS encoding 50S ribosomal protein L25/general stress protein Ctc — MIERIEWKAIPRTVGKKSEVKEYRKKGYIPVEVYGKGHENAHAYIYWKDLADRPSGMFLIDLKIEGEEEPRVCILKDIQYNYLGDTPIHVDLYEVTFGVELDVEVPVELVGKPKGLEVGGILEKPLHTILIRTVPRKIPEKITVDVSNLDVGDVLHVRDIEPPEGVKILTPGDEVVAVVLEPEVEEVTEEEAAEETAEA; from the coding sequence ATGATAGAAAGAATTGAATGGAAAGCTATTCCAAGAACAGTAGGAAAGAAAAGCGAAGTTAAGGAATATAGAAAAAAAGGATATATTCCTGTTGAGGTTTATGGAAAAGGTCATGAAAACGCCCACGCATATATATACTGGAAAGACCTTGCAGACAGACCTTCAGGAATGTTCCTGATTGACCTGAAAATAGAAGGAGAAGAAGAGCCAAGGGTATGCATTCTCAAAGATATTCAGTATAACTATCTTGGAGATACTCCTATTCATGTTGACCTTTATGAAGTAACATTTGGAGTTGAGCTTGACGTTGAAGTTCCAGTTGAACTGGTTGGAAAACCAAAAGGTCTTGAAGTAGGTGGTATTCTAGAAAAACCATTACACACTATTCTCATTAGAACAGTTCCAAGAAAAATACCTGAAAAAATCACTGTTGATGTATCAAACCTTGATGTTGGAGATGTTCTCCACGTTAGAGATATAGAGCCACCAGAAGGAGTTAAAATCCTTACACCTGGTGATGAAGTTGTGGCCGTTGTTCTTGAGCCAGAAGTTGAAGAAGTAACAGAAGAAGAGGCAGCTGAAGAAACAGCAGAAGCATAA
- a CDS encoding ribose-phosphate pyrophosphokinase, giving the protein MSKHLKLITGNANVEFAHRVAEYLHTPLVDTLVTRFSDGEIRVQIKENVRGADVFVIQPLTSPVNDHIMELLLILDALKRSSTHRITAVIPYFAYARQDRKDKPRVPISAKLLADIIQKAGANRVLTVDLHSAQIQGFFDCPVDNLYALPVILDYLQKKKIPNMVVVSPDAGGVERARMLANRLGASLAIIYKKRPAPNVVETLDVIGDIEGKNAIIIDDIIDTAGTIVAAANMLKEKGANSVIAACTHPVFSGPAIDRLSNSEIEEVIVTDSIPTKGKEFDKLTVLSIAELVGEAIKRINIESSVSSLFV; this is encoded by the coding sequence TTGAGTAAGCATCTTAAGCTTATAACTGGTAATGCTAACGTTGAATTTGCACACAGGGTAGCAGAGTATCTTCACACACCTCTGGTTGACACACTGGTAACAAGATTTTCTGATGGTGAGATCAGGGTTCAGATAAAAGAAAACGTTAGAGGTGCTGATGTATTTGTAATCCAACCTTTAACATCTCCGGTTAATGACCATATAATGGAGCTTCTACTTATTCTTGATGCACTCAAAAGGTCTTCAACCCATAGAATAACAGCTGTAATTCCATATTTTGCTTATGCAAGACAGGATAGAAAAGATAAACCCAGAGTTCCAATATCAGCAAAACTTCTTGCAGATATTATCCAGAAAGCAGGTGCCAACAGAGTATTAACTGTTGATCTTCACTCTGCACAGATACAGGGATTTTTTGACTGTCCTGTGGATAATCTTTATGCACTTCCGGTTATTCTGGACTATCTCCAGAAGAAAAAGATACCAAATATGGTTGTTGTATCTCCTGATGCCGGTGGTGTTGAAAGGGCAAGAATGCTTGCAAATAGACTTGGGGCAAGTCTCGCAATAATCTACAAAAAAAGACCTGCTCCAAATGTAGTTGAAACCCTTGATGTTATTGGTGATATAGAAGGAAAAAATGCCATTATCATAGATGACATTATTGATACAGCAGGAACAATTGTTGCTGCTGCAAATATGCTCAAAGAAAAAGGGGCTAATTCAGTAATTGCAGCCTGCACACATCCTGTATTCTCAGGCCCAGCTATAGATAGACTTTCAAACTCTGAGATAGAAGAGGTAATAGTAACTGATAGTATTCCAACAAAAGGAAAAGAGTTTGATAAACTGACAGTTTTATCTATTGCAGAACTTGTTGGTGAAGCAATCAAAAGAATTAATATAGAAAGTTCAGTAAGTTCATTGTTTGTATAA
- a CDS encoding 4-(cytidine 5'-diphospho)-2-C-methyl-D-erythritol kinase — translation MEILKSPAKINIGLWVTNKRPDGYHEIYTIFHTLELHDRIFIKPSHIQKVQTSTNIPQEENIVFKTLKKFEEWTGIHPEFDIFIEKNIPVGAGLGGGSSNAATVLKYINKYYGHPLSEEELFQLAASIGADVPFFLKGGMAIGEGIGDKLQFMGKTFSEQIFIIYPGISIPTGEIYQKITPEMLTKKEDIHIIDSLTGDFERLLDRVENTLGKIVERDFPQVKEVMNTLRYLGYKPAISGSGSSVYAAGEPTEELNKICQVKGWKLIKTYLK, via the coding sequence ATGGAAATTTTAAAATCACCGGCAAAAATAAATATAGGTCTCTGGGTAACCAATAAACGTCCTGACGGATACCATGAGATATATACTATATTTCATACCCTTGAACTCCATGACAGAATATTTATAAAGCCATCCCACATCCAGAAAGTTCAGACATCAACCAATATTCCTCAAGAAGAAAATATTGTTTTTAAAACATTAAAAAAATTTGAGGAATGGACAGGTATTCATCCTGAATTTGATATTTTTATAGAAAAAAATATTCCGGTAGGAGCTGGTCTTGGTGGAGGCAGTTCTAATGCTGCAACAGTCCTGAAATATATAAATAAGTATTATGGTCATCCTCTCTCTGAAGAGGAACTTTTCCAGCTTGCAGCTTCCATAGGAGCAGATGTGCCATTTTTTCTGAAAGGTGGAATGGCAATTGGTGAAGGAATAGGAGACAAACTGCAATTTATGGGAAAAACCTTCTCAGAGCAGATATTTATTATCTATCCCGGGATTAGTATACCTACCGGAGAAATTTATCAAAAAATTACACCTGAGATGTTGACAAAAAAGGAAGATATTCATATAATAGATAGCCTGACTGGAGATTTTGAAAGGCTCCTTGACAGAGTTGAGAATACGCTGGGTAAGATTGTGGAAAGGGATTTTCCACAGGTAAAAGAGGTAATGAATACCCTGAGGTATCTGGGATATAAGCCAGCTATCTCAGGAAGCGGTAGCAGTGTTTATGCTGCAGGGGAGCCTACTGAAGAACTGAATAAAATCTGCCAGGTCAAAGGCTGGAAGTTGATAAAAACTTATCTTAAATAG
- the carA gene encoding glutamine-hydrolyzing carbamoyl-phosphate synthase small subunit, which translates to MEKAILALEDGHFFYGIAFSGLDQKETGGEVIFNTSMTGYQEILTDPSYKGQIVVMTPSEIGNYGTNPEDIESEKVHVNGFVIKDLSQIYSNWRADKSLKEYLDENGVIGIYGIDTRALVRIIRKYGVMKGYIGIGDISPVEAVKKARSIPDISELDLVSKVSHKEVYKWTEGSWVWPEGYTKKTEFKYRVAVIDYGVKRNILRLMVDRGLELTVFPHTVEAEEIIKFSPDGIFLSNGPGDPAILHYQIEQIKKLIKTDIPMFGICLGHQLLSWAIGGRTYKLEFGHHGGNHPVKNLKTGKVEITAQNHNYATDPSSLPQNVEVTHINLNDDTIEGIRLTDRPVFSIQHHPEASPGPHDSHYIFDEFVKLIEETKR; encoded by the coding sequence ATGGAAAAAGCTATCCTTGCCTTAGAAGATGGTCATTTCTTTTATGGAATTGCCTTTTCCGGTTTAGACCAGAAAGAAACAGGTGGTGAAGTTATATTTAATACATCAATGACTGGATATCAGGAAATCCTAACAGACCCTTCTTATAAAGGCCAGATTGTTGTTATGACTCCTTCTGAGATAGGAAACTATGGAACAAATCCTGAAGATATAGAATCAGAAAAAGTTCATGTTAATGGCTTTGTTATAAAGGATTTATCCCAGATTTATTCAAACTGGCGTGCAGATAAATCTCTGAAAGAGTATCTTGATGAAAATGGTGTTATAGGTATTTACGGGATAGATACAAGAGCGCTGGTCAGAATTATAAGGAAATATGGAGTTATGAAAGGATACATAGGCATTGGAGATATATCTCCTGTAGAGGCAGTAAAAAAAGCCCGCTCAATTCCTGATATTTCTGAGTTAGACCTTGTTTCAAAGGTAAGCCATAAGGAAGTTTACAAATGGACTGAAGGAAGCTGGGTCTGGCCTGAAGGATACACAAAGAAAACCGAATTTAAATACAGGGTTGCTGTCATAGATTATGGGGTAAAGAGAAATATTCTAAGGTTAATGGTTGATAGGGGACTTGAGCTGACTGTATTCCCCCATACAGTAGAAGCAGAAGAGATAATCAAATTTTCCCCAGATGGTATTTTTCTGTCTAACGGCCCCGGAGACCCTGCAATACTTCATTACCAGATTGAACAGATTAAAAAGCTAATCAAGACAGATATTCCTATGTTTGGTATATGTCTTGGACATCAGCTACTTTCCTGGGCTATAGGTGGAAGGACTTACAAACTGGAATTTGGACACCATGGAGGAAACCATCCTGTAAAAAATCTAAAAACAGGAAAGGTGGAAATCACAGCTCAGAACCATAACTATGCAACAGACCCATCTTCTTTGCCACAAAATGTTGAGGTTACCCATATAAACCTGAATGATGATACTATTGAAGGAATAAGACTTACTGATAGACCTGTATTTTCCATACAGCACCATCCAGAAGCATCACCGGGACCCCATGATTCCCATTACATATTTGATGAATTTGTAAAGCTTATAGAGGAAACAAAAAGATAA
- a CDS encoding cation diffusion facilitator family transporter — MTHTNNQLAKEKWALGSLILNTSLTILKFIFAIFTGSLALMAEAIHSFSDLIASVISLISVKIAAKKSSEFPYGLYKIENIASVAISFFLFFAAYEIIKEAFFSHEERTLQHTEWAIFVMVIAMIATLIYSRLEMKAAKELNSPVLKADAEHIWADFLSSVIVVVGLIGTYFGYNLDKYAAAIVALFIFHSGWDIFKSGLKVLLDVSLDKEELEKIKKIIYENPAVVDIKHIRGRVAGSFKFLDIELLLHNYSLRETHRIVDEIEKRIKAEVPNVDSVFIHYEPVRQKGLRVAFLTDDNKQITDFKKANQIIIADISEDGKVQINSSLKVEPDEKEIGEILSKINIDIVVASYHPEEFSVRWNLTKAGVMVWETEKKDFDEALTEIINSYMEFNRKKEKEND, encoded by the coding sequence ATGACACATACAAATAATCAGTTAGCCAAAGAAAAGTGGGCTTTAGGCTCTCTTATACTGAATACCAGTTTAACAATACTTAAGTTTATTTTTGCTATTTTTACAGGCTCATTGGCCTTAATGGCTGAGGCTATACACTCATTTTCTGACCTTATAGCCTCTGTTATATCACTGATAAGTGTAAAAATTGCTGCAAAAAAATCCTCTGAATTCCCTTATGGACTTTACAAAATTGAAAACATAGCTTCTGTTGCAATCTCTTTTTTCTTATTTTTTGCTGCCTATGAAATCATAAAAGAAGCCTTTTTCTCCCATGAGGAGAGAACTCTCCAGCATACAGAATGGGCTATATTTGTTATGGTGATAGCTATGATAGCTACTTTGATTTACTCAAGACTTGAGATGAAGGCTGCAAAGGAACTGAATTCCCCTGTTTTAAAGGCAGATGCGGAACATATATGGGCAGATTTCTTATCATCTGTTATAGTAGTGGTAGGTTTAATAGGAACATACTTTGGATATAATCTGGATAAATATGCAGCTGCTATTGTTGCCCTTTTTATATTCCATAGCGGCTGGGATATATTTAAATCAGGATTAAAAGTATTATTAGACGTATCCCTTGATAAAGAAGAACTGGAAAAAATAAAGAAAATAATATATGAAAATCCTGCTGTGGTTGATATAAAACATATCAGAGGCAGAGTTGCTGGTAGTTTCAAATTTCTGGATATAGAACTTTTACTCCATAATTACTCTCTCAGAGAAACCCACAGAATAGTTGATGAGATAGAAAAAAGGATAAAGGCTGAAGTCCCTAATGTTGACTCAGTATTTATACATTATGAGCCTGTAAGACAAAAGGGGTTAAGAGTTGCATTCTTAACTGATGATAATAAGCAGATAACAGATTTTAAAAAGGCTAACCAGATTATAATCGCAGATATATCAGAAGATGGAAAGGTTCAGATAAACTCATCTCTAAAAGTTGAACCTGATGAAAAAGAAATAGGAGAAATCTTATCAAAAATAAATATAGACATTGTAGTGGCTTCATATCACCCTGAAGAGTTTAGTGTCAGATGGAATCTTACAAAAGCAGGTGTTATGGTATGGGAAACAGAAAAAAAAGATTTTGACGAAGCCCTTACTGAGATAATAAATTCATATATGGAATTTAATAGAAAAAAGGAGAAGGAAAATGATTAA
- a CDS encoding universal stress protein, which yields MINRILVGIDGSKSSWVAADYGIYFSVKLKRPVVGIHIVDIRLLETPFIEDLAGALGFSVYADLTPKLKEILDERGKVLLDEFAQKCRERGGDCSIAQAFGIVANELVDMADPEDLLIVGKTGIHNKFAPLFLGSTSEAVARKAKCPVMITTDKFQEIKNVILAFDGREKSIHAAQYLNEFAKEIGVENITVISVLEEPSPQKEEHLKELLKNYLNLNYTHTFKYGYPDEKLEEYIVENKDKYQLVVMGAYGESRIKELILGSTTSFIMHKSPIPVLLIK from the coding sequence ATGATTAACAGGATACTGGTTGGAATTGATGGTTCAAAAAGTTCATGGGTGGCTGCAGATTACGGAATTTACTTCTCAGTAAAATTAAAAAGACCTGTTGTGGGAATACATATAGTTGATATAAGACTCCTTGAAACACCATTTATAGAGGATTTAGCAGGGGCATTAGGCTTCAGTGTTTATGCAGATTTAACACCAAAATTGAAAGAGATACTTGATGAAAGAGGAAAGGTTCTACTTGATGAGTTTGCCCAAAAATGTAGAGAAAGAGGCGGAGATTGCTCTATAGCACAGGCTTTTGGTATAGTAGCAAATGAGCTTGTTGATATGGCAGACCCAGAAGACCTGTTAATCGTAGGTAAGACAGGAATACACAACAAATTTGCACCTTTATTTCTTGGTTCAACCTCTGAAGCTGTAGCAAGAAAAGCAAAATGCCCAGTTATGATAACAACAGATAAATTTCAGGAAATAAAAAATGTTATTCTGGCCTTTGATGGTAGAGAAAAATCAATCCATGCAGCCCAGTATCTAAATGAATTTGCAAAAGAGATTGGAGTGGAAAATATCACTGTAATTTCAGTTTTAGAAGAACCATCTCCGCAGAAAGAAGAACATCTAAAGGAATTACTTAAAAACTATCTAAATCTGAACTACACCCATACATTCAAATATGGATACCCAGATGAAAAATTAGAAGAATACATAGTTGAAAATAAAGATAAATACCAGCTTGTTGTAATGGGTGCTTACGGAGAGAGTAGAATAAAAGAGCTTATCCTTGGAAGCACAACATCATTTATAATGCATAAATCTCCGATACCTGTTCTTTTAATCAAATAA